Genomic segment of Streptomyces sp. NBC_01210:
CCGGCGACGGTGTAGGAGCGCGCTCCCGTCCCGGCCAGCCCACCGCCGTCGACGATCAGGTACTCCGGGCGGATGGGGTGCCCGTCGAGCCAGCACTCCAGGATCTCCCGCGTACCGGCCGCGTAGCGTGCCTGCGCCGAGAGGGTCGACCCGGACACGTGCGGCGTCATCGCCTCGTACGGCATGGTGCGCCAGGGATGGTCGGGCGGTGGCGGCTGCGGGTACCAGACGTCACCGGCGTAACCAGCCAGTTGGCCGCTGTTGAGGGCCCGCACCACGGCGTCCCGGTTGACGATGAGCGCCCGTGCGGTGTTGACGATGTACGAACCGCGCTTCATGGCCCCGATCAGCTCGTCGTCGAAGAGGTTCTTCGTCTGCGGATGCAGCGGAGTGTGGATCGACAGCACATCGACGGAGGAGGCCAGCGAACGGGCGTCGGGATGCCAGGTCAGCTCCAGCTCCTCCTCGACCTCCTTGGACAGCCGGTGCACGTCGCAGTAGTGCAGCGTGACGTCGAACGGCTTGAGGCGGCGCAGTACCGCCTGGCCGATACGGCCGGAGCCGAGGACGCCGACGTCCATGCCTTCGAGGTCGTAGGCGCGCGAGACGCTGTCGGCGATGTTCCATCCCTTCTTGGTGGTCACCCACTCGTGAGCCGGCATGTAGTTGTGCACCAGGGTGAGGATCTGCATCACGGCGTGCTCCGACACACTGATGCTGTTGCTGAAAGTCACCTCGGCCACGGTCATGCCATGGGAGATGGCGCTCGGCAGATCGACGTGGTCCGACCCGATCCCCGCGGTGATCGCGAGTCTGAGCCGGGGAGCCGCGGCGATCCGCTCGGGGGTCAGATAGGCGGGCCAGAATGGCTGCGAGATGACCACGTCGGTGTCGGGAAGCTCGCGATCCAGGGTGGAGTCCGCCCCTTCCTTGTCGCTCGTGACGACGAAGGTGTGACCCCGGTCCTCCAGGAACCGGCGCAGTCCCAGTTCTCCGGAGACGCAGCCGAGGAGGTGCCCCGGGGCGAAATCGATGGCCTGCGGGGTCGGCGCGGTCTGACCGCCCGGATAGCCGGTGATGGTGGGAATCTCGTCGCGGGCGTAGTCGGGAGGATATCCGCCCACGGGATCCGGATAGAGCACCGCAAGGATTTTTGCCATGGCCGTCCTCCATCGGTGGGGCCACTGCTCCGGTGAACGGGTAGGGCACCGGTAAACCGGTCGAACGCCGATGATCTTGAATTTTAGTCGAGTGTGCGTCGGCGCTGCAATCCCCAGGGATAATGGGGAGGTGTTCCGGTGGATAGGGATGCGGCTATTTCGATGAGGCCTTTGACGGGAGTTCGGGAGCCGTTCCGCGCGCATCTGCGCGGGGGCGTCCTGGCGGCGGTCGCGCTCGGCGGCCTGCTGGGCGGGACGGCCCGTTATGCGCTGGGGCTGGCCTTCCCCGCGCCTGGGGCGACGTTCCCGTGGACGACATTCGCCATCAACGTGTCCGGATCGTTCGCGCTGGCGCTGCTGCTCATTCATGTGTTCGAGGCCTGGCCGCCGACCCTGTACGTGCGGCCGTTCGCCGCCGTCGGCTTCCTCGGCGCCTTCACCACCTTCTCGACCTGGATGGTCGACACCGATCGCCTGCTGGGCCACGGCCACTACGCAGCCGCGGCGTTGAACATCGTCGGGAGCCTCTTCGCCGGGGCGGCCGCCACCGTTCTGGGCCTGGCCATCGGCCGGCTGACGTCGGCCCGGCGAATACGGCTCGACGCGCGGCGCGGGCGCGCCCGGCGATACGGCTGGTGGGTGCGGTGATCATCCTGCTCGCCGTCGGTGCGGCGGCCGCGGTCGGGGCAGTGGCGCGTTACGTCCTCGGCCAGTACGTGCAGTACCGGAGCCCGGGCGTGTTCCCACGCGGCACCTGGCTGATCAACGTGAGCGGATCGTTCGTGCTGGGGCTTCTGGTGGGCCTCGGCGCACGGCACGCATTGCCGGAGCAGGTCGTGACCATTGCCGGCGTCGGTTTCTGCGGCGCCTATACGACGTTCTCCACATTCAGTTACGAGTTGGTCCACCTGTGCGAGAAAGGGCAGGTCGGCAAGTCCCTGCTGTACGCCGTTTCGAGTCTCGCGGTGGGTCTTGCGGCAGCCGCGGCGGCGCTCGCGATCGGGTCGTTCTGAGAAGATCCAGGCCCGGCCGTCCGGTACTTGACACCTGGATTTGCGAGACGTCTCCTTGAAGGTAGGAAACGCGCTGCGCCGTGTACTGATCGGGGCGCACCGCACGCACTCGGGTTGGCCAGCGTCACCGGCATCCGGAGGCTGCTGATGGCAACCTATGAATATCTATGCAGCCGATGTGGGCCCTTCGACGTGAAGTTGGCGATCGGGACGGCGCCCAAGGTTTACGGTTGCCCTGTTTGCGCAGGCGCTGCGAGACGTGTGTACTCCTCGCCCGGCTTTGCGTTGACCTCGCACGCGGTCGCCGCCCTTCATGACCAGGAGGAGCAGGCCCGTGAGGCCCCGGCAGTAGTCTCCGAAGTGCCGTCACGCACAAGGGTGCCACGGCACCCGCACCCCGCGCTCTCGCGGTTGCCGCGTCCCTGAGGGCGTCCACGCGGACTTAGGAGGTGCGTCCTCGTGGGAAACGTGGGACTGCTGTTTGTCGGTGCAGTGCTCTTCATCAACGGAATGCTGTTGCTCGGGAAGATCGACGCCAAGGCGGCAGCGGTGTTCAACCTGTTCGTGGGCGCACTGCAGGTGCTGACGCCGACTTATCTCATCTTCGCCGCCGCCGGCGAACCCAGAGGGATCCTGGCGGCATCCGGCATCTATCTGTTCGGCTTCACCTACCTGTATGTAGGTGTGGGCCTCCTCGCCGGTCTCGACAGTACCGGCGTCGGCTACTACTCGCTGTTCGTTGCGGTTGCGGCCCTGGGGTACTCGTTCGTCAATTTCCGGATCTTCAGGGACTACCCGTTCGGGGTCATCTGGCTCTACTGGGCATTCCTGTGGTTCCTGTTCTTCCTGTTGCTCGGTCTCAAGATGGACAGCCTCAGAATCTATACAGGCTGGGTCACGGCGATCCAGGGCTGGGTCACCGGCGCGATTCCCGCGGCGCTGCTGCTCTCCGGTTACTGGGTGAGCCCCACCGAAACCGCCATCGCGCTGGGAGTGTTCGGCGTGGTGGTGTTCGGGGCGCTGTGGCCGCTCACCCGGAATTCGCGGCAACCGGCCCCAGCCGCCCCGGCGGCCGGAAGCGTGGGCGCACAAACGTGACGGAATCAGAAACCAGGAGCTGTCATGCCAGAAATCATCTTCAATGTGGACCACAGTAAGTCGATGCGTGACCAGGACGTTCCCGGACACAACAGGTGGCACCCGGACGTCCCCACCGTCGCCATGGTGAAGCCGGGAGCGGAGTTCCGCATGGAATGCCGCGACTGGACCGACTGCCAGGTCGGCAACAACGACACCGCCAACGACGTACGCGACATCGACCTGACCATCCCTCACATGCTCAGCGGTCCGGTAGGCGTGGAGGGCGCCGAACCCGGCGACCTGCTCGTCGTCGACATACTCGACCTCGGCCCCGTGCCGCAGCAGACCGGGGACGCGGCGGGCCAGGGCTGGGGCTACACCGGTATCTTCGCCAAGGCCAACGGCGGCGGCTTCCTGACCGACTATTTCCCGGACGCCTACAAGGCGATATGGGACTTCCACGGACAGCAGGCGGTCTCCCGGCACCTTCCCGGGATCAGCTTCACCGGGATCACCCACCCCGGGCTGTTCGGAACCGCTCCGTCCACCGAGATGCTCGCCCGCTGGAACACCCGCGAGCAGGCGCTGATCGACACCGACCCGAACCGGGTCCCGCCACTCGCCGTACCGCCGGACAGCACCAACGCACTCGCAGGCACGGCCACCGGAGACCTCGCCACGCGCATCGCCGCGGAAGGCGCACGCACGGTGCCGGCCCGCGAGAACGGAGGCAACCACGACATCAAGAACTTCACGCGCGGTTCGCGGGTCTTCTACCCCGTACACGTCAAGGACGCCAAGCTCTCCGGAGGCGACCTGCACTTCAGCCAGGGCGACGGAGAGATCACCTTCTGCGGCGCCATCGAGATGGGCGGCTTCATCGACTTCCACGTCGACCTGATCAAGGGCGGCATGGAGACGTACGGCATCTCCACCAACCCCGTGTTCATTCCTGGCAACGTCGAGCCGAGGTACACGGAGTTCCTCACCTTCATCGGGATCTCCGTCGACCACGACACGGACACGAACTACTACCTCGACGCGACGCTGGCCTACCGCCGGGCCTGCCTCAACGCCGTCGAGTACTTCAAGAAGTTCGGCTACAGCGGAGAGCAGGCCTACCTGCTGCTCGGCTCCTCCCCCATAGAGGGACGTATCAGCGGCATCGTCGACATCCCCAACGCCTGCTGCTCGTTGTACGTACCCACCGCCATGTTCGACTTCGAGGTCCGTCCCAGCGCCGCCGGACCGATGAAGGCCGACCGAGGCCAGTGCGCGATGGCCACCGCCTGACCGGACCCCAGCTGCGGCCCCGCGGTCCCGAGCAATTCGGCCCTGCACATCATCGCCGTTTGCCAGATCCGAGACGGCGGGCCGCGGCCAGGATCTTGTCTGCGCAGTTGATGCCCGCAGGCCCCAGGACCTCGCGCGGAACGCCGTACGAGTCGCGGCGTGAGGTCGGTCCGCCGGCTGCGGGTGTCGTACGGATGAGCCCCGACAGTTAATCGCTGGCGCCGTGCCCTGGGGTGGGGCTACGGTTTCCTCGTTCCAGGGCCCGGTCGTGTTCCGTTCCCGAGGGAACAGCGTTGGTTCGTTGAGGAAGCAGGAGGTGAGGACATTGATGACTGTCACGGTGACGGGCGCTGCCCGCATTCAGGAGTTCATCATCGTTCCCACCCCTGTGGTCTCCGGCTGACACCCACACATCTTCCGCGCGCCGAGCGCGCCGCCGGGGCCACCCTTCGAAGGGTTCCCCTTGTTCCACGCTTCGCTCAACACCTCTCCCACTTCTGATGCCCAGCACGCCCTCGCCTCCTACGGGTGGGATGAGGGCTGGGAAGCCGAGTTCGCCCCGTACGGGGCGCAGGGTCTCCTGCCCGGCCGTGTCGTTCGCGTCGACCGCGGTCAGTGTGACGTCGTCACCCCAGTTGGCACTGTGCGGGCCGACACCGAGTTCGTCGTGCCCCGTGATCCGATGAAGGTCGTGTGCACGGGGGACTGGGTTGCCGTCGACCCCGAAGGTGGCGACCCGCGGTATGTACGGACGCTGCTGCCGCGCCGTACGGCCTTTGTGCGCTCGACCTCATCGAAGCGTTCCGAGGGTCAGGTACTCGCTACCAACATCGATCACGTCGTCATCTGTGTGTCGCTCGCGGTCGAACTCGACCTCGGGCGGATCGAGCGGTTCCTCGCCCTCGCGATGTCCAGCTCCAGTGGTGATGCGCTGATGCATACATCGGCCCCCTCCTGGGAGAGCGGTGCGCAGCCGCTCGTCGTGCTCACCAAGGCCGACCTCGTTCCCGATGTGACCGGTCTTTCGTACCTCGTCCAGGACGTGGAGACGACCGCGCCCGGAGTGCAGGTGCTGCCTGTCAGTTCGGCGTCGGGTGAGGGCGTCGATGTGCTCACCGCGGTCCTCTCCGGCGGGACGAGTGTGCTGCTCGGCGCGTCCGGCGCGGGTAAGTCGACGCTCGCCAACGCGCTGCTCGGCGAGGACGTGATGGATGTGCAGGCGACCCGCGATGTCGACGGCAAGGGCCGGCACACCACCACCACCCGCAACCTCCTCGCGCTGCCCGGCGGGGGTGTGCTGATCGACACGCCCGGGCTGCGCGGCGTGGGGCTCTGGGACGCGGAGTCCGGCGTGGGTCAGGTCTTCTCGGAGATCGAGGAGCTCGCGGAGGAGTGCCGTTTCCACGACTGCGCGCACGAGTCGGAGCCGGGCTGCGCGGTGCTCGCCGCGATCGAGGACGGTTCGCTGCCGGAGCGGCGGCTGGAGAGCTACCGCAAGCTGCTGCGGGAGAACCAGCGCATCGTCGCGAAGACGGACGCGCGGCTGCGCGCGGAAATCCTGCGCGACTGGAAGCAGAAGGGCGCGGAGGGCCGCGCCGCGATGCAGGCGAAGCGTGGCCGGATGCGCTGAGTGCAGGTGGGACCGGGCTCGGTGACCTCGTGGGTCACCGAGCCCGATGGTCACTGACGTCGCCCGTTCCGGCCCTACTCCAGGCCCCAGCTGTGGATCTTCCGCGGGTGGATCCGGATCAGCTCCTCGCTGAAGTGCGGGCCCAACTCGTGCGGGCCCGTCAGCAGTTCGGCCTCGCCTCTGATGTCCACCCCGCGCACCTTCCACGGCTGGAGGCTCACGATGTCGTCGACCACCAGCGCCACCTTCGGATTCTCCCGGAGATTGCGCCACTTCTTCGTTGTGCCCAGGGCGTAGCCGCCGACCAGGATCGTCCCGTCCTCCTGCGGGAAGAAACCAACCGGGTTCGCCTGTGGCTGACCCTTCGGGTCGACGGTCGCCAGCCGTCCCAGGCGCTGGGACTGGAGGTACGCGCGCTCGGCGTCGCTGAATTCGGTCATGGATGCAGCCTCACACGCGTACCGCGTCCCCCGCATCGGACGCGGGAACCGGGCGAGTCCTAGGACTTCGGACCGGCACGGGACCGGCACGGGACCGGCACGGGACCGGTCCGGGACCGGTCTGGGACCGGTCAGACCGGGAGGCCCCACGCCGGGGCCGGCGCGTTCGGAGCTACCGGACGGATCCGCAGGTCCGGGCGGTCCCCATGCGCCGTGATCAGCGCCGACTCGCCCTTCCCCAGCGGGATACGGATCGCACCGTCGCCCGCATCCTCCCACCGCAGCCGCCGGCCCCGCCCGTCGCGGACCTCGATCGGGCCCGCGATGCCGTGGCGTACGGCGCACGGCGCGCCCGCCTCGCTGGTCAGCCGGACCCAGCGGGTCCTCCCCGCCGCCCGTACCGCACTGAGCAGGAACGCCCCCTGTGTACGGAAGTCATGGACGACCAGCTCTCGCCACGCGTCCGGCAGCGCCGGGAAGACCCGGATGACCTCGCCCCACGACTGGCAGACCATGTCGTGCAGCGACTGCGCCGCCGAAAGTGGGGTCTCGATGACCGGGCCCGACTCCTTGTACATGGTGTTGGCCTGGATGAAACGGGTCATCAGTTCGCCGAGGTACTTGAGCGCGTCCTCCCCCTTTCCCAGCAGCGCGGACATGGATGCCGCACCCGTGAACGTATAGCCCTGCAGCGCCCCTTCGAAGCTGACCCAGTGGCTGAGCGACTTCTCGATCAGGGCGCGTTCCTCGGGCGTACGGCCGGTGATCTCGTACAGCGGATACACCGCGAGAAGATGCGAGTAGTGGCGATGGGACTTCGCGAACGGGACACCGGCGCCGATCATGTAGCCGTTCGCGTCCACCGGGTAGGGGACCAGCTTGGCGAGGATCTCCTGCCAGCGGGCGGTCAGAGGGTCGGAGATGCCCAGTTCCGCGGCCGAGTCGATGAGCGTACGGCAGCCCCAGCGCAGCAGCATCAGGTCGTAGTTGCAGTCCGGCGCGTCCACGCCGTACTCCGGCGAGAACGTCGGCGGCAGATGCAGCTTGCCGTCCGGTCCGGGGGTGAGGAAGTGCAGGTAGTAGTTGACCGCCTTGCGCAGCAGCGGGAAGAGGAGGTCGCGCAGCAGCGACTCCTCCATGGTGTGGCGGTACGAGAGCCAGACGTTGTGCAGCGCCCAGGTGAGGTTGCCGACCTCGGGGGTGGGCGGGTTGTGGCCGGGGATGCCGACGCCGTAGCCGTTGCCGGACGGAGTGGCGCCGCCGTTGACGAGCCGGGTGTCGGTGGTGCGGGGGATGCCGGCCGAGTCGCCACGGTAGGGGCCGGCGACCTCGGCGGTCAGCTGGGCCCGGAACTCACCCAACGCGCGTGAGACGGCGTCGAGTTCAAGATGGTTCGAGCCGTGGATCAGCCAGTACTCCAGCTGGACGTTGAGGTTCCACCAGGTGTTGGGCCAGGGGGTCGACTCCAGCCAGGGCCCGCAGGTGGCCATGACGGGGGCGTCACGCCGGGCCGCGGAAGCCGTCTTGTACAGCTGGATCCAGTAGAAGCGCTGCAGCCGTGCGTCGGGCAGCGACAGGAAGCTCTTGCGGTAGAAGCGCTCCCACCAGACACGGTGGGGGAGGGCGAGTACCTCGTACGGCGCCGAGGACGCGTCCCGCACCGTGCGCAGCGCACGGTCCAGTGCGGTCGTCCTCGGGAAGGAGTGCGCGACGGACACATACAGCGTCCGCGTCTCCCTGCGGACCCGCTCCTGCCAGGCGGTGACATGCCGGCCGCCCGCGAGCAGCGGCTGGACCGCGGCCGTCAGCTCGCCGTGCTGCTCGACGACGGCCGGCGGATTGCCCGTGTACCCGTCCGGAAGGGGTTTGAAGGCGGCGCGCGGGCTGATGGCATCGGCCGGGTGGAAGGCCCAGCGGAAGTTCTTCTCGCCCTCGCTCGGTGTGATCTCGACGGCGAGCAGGGATGTCGTGGTGTGGACGAAGGCGCGCAGGCGCAGAGTGCCCGCCGTGGTGGTGAGGCTGCCGGTGAGCTCCGCGCCGCGCAGCCGCAGCCGCCAGTCGAGGCCGGTGATCGTGCCGACGGGCTCGAGCGTGAAGTGGCCGACGGGCAGCCGGGCGAGGCCGAAGAGCGAGCCGAACTCCGGACGGTGGTCCTGTACTTCGGAGTGCTGGACAGTGAAGCGGACGGCGTTCTTTCCGCCGGGCTCGGCGTAGATGCCGGTGCCCAAGTAGCCATTGCCGAGATACGGGCCCTCGTACCAGGTCTTCGGCATCTTCTGCCAGACGAGATCGGCGTCGTCGAGGACCGTGCGCCAGCTGTCGGCGTGCACCATGAGAGCGGTGGTGTCTTCCGGGGCGGGCGCGGCCTGCGCCGGGACGGCGGCGGCACCTCCCACCACCAGCGCTCCGCCGATCGCCGTACCGGTGGCAAGGACGGTTCTTCTGGATGGGTCCGGTGCAGTGGACGGGTCTGGTGCAGCGGACATGACGCCTCCCGGTGGCTCGTACGCAGACATGTCAATTCATCCGAGCTATCCCTTCGACGGAAGGTAGGCAGGCGGCGGGAGGCAGTCAATACGGCGGGAGAGATCCGATGTGTCTCTGTCTATCTGGACAGCGTTCAGCAGAGGACAAAAGGCACTTGGCTGGAGGACAGAGGGACACCGGGTCGCGCTCCCCGAGCGGGCCCAGCAGCATCACCAGGCCGACCATCGGGAGCTGCCGTGCGCCCATCTGCCAAGGGTGCAGGTCGCTGATCATTCCCGCAGGTCGCGGGCCACCCAGCCCTTCGCGTACGCATGCCAGCCGAGCTGCAGCCGGGTCGTCACACCGGTCAGCTCCATCAGCCCCTTCACCCGGCGCTGAACGGTCCGCAGTCCGAGATCCAGCTGCTTGGCCACACTCGCGTCCGTCATTCCGGCGAGCAGCAGCGAAAGGATCTCCAGATCCGTGGCATCGGGCCCCGACGCCTTCTCCTCGTCCACCTCGCCACCCATGCCGAGCCGCAGCGGCAGCGCCTCCCGCCACACCGCCTCGAACAGACCCGTCAGTGACTCCAGCAGCCCGCTCGCATGCACGACGAGTGCCGCGGGATCGGCCCCGCGCCCGGTCAGCGGAACCATGGCGAGCGTTCGGTCGGCGACCACCAGCTTGGTCGGCACCCGGTCCACCACCCGGACCTGTTCGTCACGGCCCAGCGCCGCGCTCAGTTCGGTGATCCCGTTGGGCAGCGAGAACACCTCGCGCTCGACGACCACCCGGTACCTCACCCCCCGCGTGGCCGCCTTCTCCTCCGCTTCGTTGTCCGTCCCGGTGACCACGACCGGATTTCCGGTGACCAGGGCGCAGACCTCCTCGGTGGCGCCCAACTGCAGCTGTACGAAGCGGTGCGCGACGGCACTCGCGCCCGTCACCACCTCGACCAGATCGTGCACGGCCGGAGCGGTGGCCTCCGACCTGAACTCCTGCGCCAGCAGCGCCGCCGCCAGCTCCGCCTGCTCCAGCTCGTGGCGCTGCTGGGTCAGCAGCGCGCCCAGCGCCACGCCGGGCGGAGCCGCCACCCACCGTCCGGTGCCGGCCGAGGACTTCGCGGCAAGGCCCTGCTGTTCCAGCCGTCGCAACGCGCGTTCCGTATCCGTTTCCGGCAGCGCCAGCCGGTGCGCGAGGTCGGGGACTTCCGCCACCCCGAGCGCGACGAGTACGCGGTACGCCGATTCCTGCCTCTCGTCGAGACCTATCGCTCCCAGCATCTGACCCCACCCCTCCCCGGACGTGCACTTCTTCGGCCGCACTGGCGGAAACCGGGCCAAGGCGTGTTCCCGCCGCGTACATCATCCCTGCACCGCCCGTCCCGCTGCCAATGTGGCGCCACCGCAGCACCAACAGCCTCCGGCAACAGGGCATTTCATGCCTATCCGTGCCGGGTTCGGATGGGGAGAGCGATGCGCCCGATATCGCGTACGGCACTGGGGGCGGCGACCGCCGCCGTCCTGGCCGTCACGGCGGTCGCGCCGTCGGCGGCCGCTGGGTCGCAGGACGACCCGACCGCGAAGAGAGCCCTGGCCGGCAGCGTGCCGCCGCGCAGCAGGGGGACAGGCCGGCCACAGTCACCCTTGTCATCGGAGACAGGGTCCTGGTGAGCCGCGACCGTGCAGGCACGCCGTCCGCGACCGTGCTGCCCCGCGCCGACGGCTCCACCCCGCTGGTACAGACCCGCCGGTCGGGGCCAGGACCTGTACGTCTACCCGGCGCACGCCGCCGCCGCACTCGCCGCTCACACGCGGGCTATGCGCCCGGCGCGCTGACCGCCGCCACGTTGTCGTACTCGTACGACGGCGGTAGGACGTGGACCGAGGCAGCCACGTCCCAGCAGGGCGGCGCATGGACCGCGACCGTGAACCACGCGGGCGCGGCGGGCGAACCGGTCACCCTGAAGGCCGAACTGACGGACTCCAACGGCAACTCCGTCACCCAGCTCGTGGCCGACGCATACGCCGTGCGCTGACCACGAAACGGTCCGCCGGACGTCCTTCCCGTGGGGGGTTGGGGCGCCCGGCGGACCACTTGCCGCATATTTCTTTTTTCGGGATGCCCCGTTTTCGTACGGCCCGTGCGGTGGACAATAAGGGCATGAGTCAGCAGGGGGAGAGGCCCGCCACCGAGGACGAATGGTGGAACCGGCTGTACGGCGAGTCCGCCCCGGACATCGGTCCCGCGGCGCCCACGCGCGACACGCTGGACGACCGTTTCGACTCCGCGGCGGATGCGGTTGCCGCGGAGAGCACACTCGAGCCGGCGGAGCCGGACGCCCCCCGCGGTCCGGGCGATCGCGGCAGATGGCGCCCCCGCGCCTGGTGGGAGACGCGCCCCACGGATGCGGCGGCGCCCGCCGAGCCGGACATCCCGCACCGTCCTACGACGCCGCCACGGCAACGCGCGGCGTGGGAACGGCCGACCGCCTCCGACCTGGCGCCCACATCGCGGCCGGCTCCGCCGCCCGAGCCGCCCCGGCCGGATGCGGCGTCCCGGGAGGCAGCCCGCCTGCCGAGGCCCGACGTCGCACCGCGCCGAGAGGCCGAGCCGTCCCGGTCGGATGCCGCACCCAGGGGGGAAGCCCCGCCGCCGCGGCCCGACGTCGCACCGCCCCGGGAAGCAGCCCGGCCGCAGCGGCCGGAGGTCCCGCGCGCGCAACTGCCGGTCCCGGCAGAGACCTTCGACACCGAGCCCGCCGAGCCCGCCGCACCCGTAGCGCCCGGCCACCCGGCCACCAGGCCGGACGCGGTACGCGACATTCCCCCGGTTTCCGGCGTAGAGCCGCCCCGGCGCGAAGGCCCGCCCGGACGAGCGACCGCCCCGGACGAGCACTTCGAGGACGCGCCCGCCCCTTCGGCACCGCGCCCGCCCGTACCCCCGCTGGTTTCCGCGGAGCCGCCCCCGCCCGCCCCGCCGCGGCCTGCCGAGGAGCCGCCCCTGCCGTCGCCCGACGCGGGTCTCGTGGAGCCGCGTCCCTACGTCGCGTACGTCGGTGGCGGACCGCCCACCTGTGACGCCGAGCCCACCGAGCTGCCCGCGGCCCAGCCGCACGAGCTGGACAACCTCGTCGCCGACACCGTGCTCGACGGGGCCCACTACGGCACGTACACCCTGCGCGCCGCCTCCGTCCGCGGGGACTCCGCGCGCTACCGCGGCGAGCCGCGCCGCGACGCCCTGCTCACCGCGCGCTTCGGCAGCGGCGAGGCCGCGCTCGTCCTGGTCGCGGTGGCCAGCGGAGCCCGTGCCGCCGAAGGGGCTCATCTCGCCGCCGCCGACGCCTGCCGCTGGATAGGCGGTGCCGTCGGCCGCAGCCACGACCGCCTCGCCGAGGACATCCGGGCCGGCCGCCGGGGCGATCTCAAGTCGGGTCTGCACCGGCTCACCGACCGCAGCTTCGGCAAGCTGCGCGCCCGCGCCGCCGAGCTCGGCGTGGAACCCGAGGAGTACACCGCGAACCTTCGGTGTCTGCTGCTCTCCGCCGACCCCGAGTGCCGTACGCGTGTGTTCTTCGGAGTGGGCGGAGGCGGTCTCTTCCGCCTTCGCGACGGCGCCTGGCAGGACATCGAGCCGCATGTCCCCGAGCCCGCCGCGGTGACCGGGGAACCCGTCGTCGGATACGGCTCGGCGCCCGCCGACACGCCCGCCGAGACCACCGATGGCGACCGGCTCACCATGGACCTGGGGATCGCGACGGCCCCGTCCCCGTACATCGAGGCCCCACCACCGCCACCCGCCGAACCGTTCCGATTCCGCGCCTCCGTGGCCCGCCCCGGTGACACCCTGCTGCTGTGCAGCAGCGGACTGGCCGAGCCGCTGCGCGGGGAGGCCGCCCTGGCCGAGGTGCTCGCCGAGCGCTGGGCGCCCGCCCGGCCGCCGGGCCTGGCGACGTTCCTCGCCGACACCCAGCTGAGGGTGAAGGGATACGCCGACGATCGTACGGCTGTCGCAGTCTGGGAGGCGTAACCGCATCCGCCATGGGTTGATGGACCTTCAGGCTCCAAGCAGGCCGAAGCAGGCCGAAGCAGGCCGAAG
This window contains:
- a CDS encoding glycosyl hydrolase family 95 catalytic domain-containing protein, with amino-acid sequence MSAAPDPSTAPDPSRRTVLATGTAIGGALVVGGAAAVPAQAAPAPEDTTALMVHADSWRTVLDDADLVWQKMPKTWYEGPYLGNGYLGTGIYAEPGGKNAVRFTVQHSEVQDHRPEFGSLFGLARLPVGHFTLEPVGTITGLDWRLRLRGAELTGSLTTTAGTLRLRAFVHTTTSLLAVEITPSEGEKNFRWAFHPADAISPRAAFKPLPDGYTGNPPAVVEQHGELTAAVQPLLAGGRHVTAWQERVRRETRTLYVSVAHSFPRTTALDRALRTVRDASSAPYEVLALPHRVWWERFYRKSFLSLPDARLQRFYWIQLYKTASAARRDAPVMATCGPWLESTPWPNTWWNLNVQLEYWLIHGSNHLELDAVSRALGEFRAQLTAEVAGPYRGDSAGIPRTTDTRLVNGGATPSGNGYGVGIPGHNPPTPEVGNLTWALHNVWLSYRHTMEESLLRDLLFPLLRKAVNYYLHFLTPGPDGKLHLPPTFSPEYGVDAPDCNYDLMLLRWGCRTLIDSAAELGISDPLTARWQEILAKLVPYPVDANGYMIGAGVPFAKSHRHYSHLLAVYPLYEITGRTPEERALIEKSLSHWVSFEGALQGYTFTGAASMSALLGKGEDALKYLGELMTRFIQANTMYKESGPVIETPLSAAQSLHDMVCQSWGEVIRVFPALPDAWRELVVHDFRTQGAFLLSAVRAAGRTRWVRLTSEAGAPCAVRHGIAGPIEVRDGRGRRLRWEDAGDGAIRIPLGKGESALITAHGDRPDLRIRPVAPNAPAPAWGLPV
- a CDS encoding helix-turn-helix domain-containing protein — encoded protein: MLGAIGLDERQESAYRVLVALGVAEVPDLAHRLALPETDTERALRRLEQQGLAAKSSAGTGRWVAAPPGVALGALLTQQRHELEQAELAAALLAQEFRSEATAPAVHDLVEVVTGASAVAHRFVQLQLGATEEVCALVTGNPVVVTGTDNEAEEKAATRGVRYRVVVEREVFSLPNGITELSAALGRDEQVRVVDRVPTKLVVADRTLAMVPLTGRGADPAALVVHASGLLESLTGLFEAVWREALPLRLGMGGEVDEEKASGPDATDLEILSLLLAGMTDASVAKQLDLGLRTVQRRVKGLMELTGVTTRLQLGWHAYAKGWVARDLRE
- a CDS encoding protein phosphatase 2C domain-containing protein, with the protein product MSQQGERPATEDEWWNRLYGESAPDIGPAAPTRDTLDDRFDSAADAVAAESTLEPAEPDAPRGPGDRGRWRPRAWWETRPTDAAAPAEPDIPHRPTTPPRQRAAWERPTASDLAPTSRPAPPPEPPRPDAASREAARLPRPDVAPRREAEPSRSDAAPRGEAPPPRPDVAPPREAARPQRPEVPRAQLPVPAETFDTEPAEPAAPVAPGHPATRPDAVRDIPPVSGVEPPRREGPPGRATAPDEHFEDAPAPSAPRPPVPPLVSAEPPPPAPPRPAEEPPLPSPDAGLVEPRPYVAYVGGGPPTCDAEPTELPAAQPHELDNLVADTVLDGAHYGTYTLRAASVRGDSARYRGEPRRDALLTARFGSGEAALVLVAVASGARAAEGAHLAAADACRWIGGAVGRSHDRLAEDIRAGRRGDLKSGLHRLTDRSFGKLRARAAELGVEPEEYTANLRCLLLSADPECRTRVFFGVGGGGLFRLRDGAWQDIEPHVPEPAAVTGEPVVGYGSAPADTPAETTDGDRLTMDLGIATAPSPYIEAPPPPPAEPFRFRASVARPGDTLLLCSSGLAEPLRGEAALAEVLAERWAPARPPGLATFLADTQLRVKGYADDRTAVAVWEA